From Actinomyces slackii, a single genomic window includes:
- a CDS encoding GNAT family N-acetyltransferase, translating to MSSTSPTWSIRTATAGDAGAITALEATCFPPEQAASAQAIAGRLAHFPDHVWLLEEGGELLAMVNGLCTDDPDLTDAMFADASHHSPSGAWQMIFSVATAPAAQGRGLATALLRHVVEQCAHQGRQGLVLTCLPELVGFYARLGFVDEGISGSQHGGVAWHQMRLRLGRAA from the coding sequence ATGAGCAGTACGAGCCCCACCTGGAGCATCCGCACGGCCACGGCGGGCGACGCCGGCGCCATCACCGCCCTGGAGGCCACATGCTTCCCGCCCGAGCAGGCCGCGAGCGCCCAGGCCATCGCCGGGCGCCTCGCCCACTTCCCCGATCATGTCTGGCTGCTCGAGGAGGGCGGAGAGCTGCTGGCCATGGTCAACGGCCTGTGCACCGATGACCCTGATCTGACCGATGCCATGTTCGCCGACGCCTCCCACCACAGCCCCTCCGGGGCCTGGCAGATGATCTTCAGCGTGGCCACCGCCCCCGCCGCCCAGGGGCGCGGCCTGGCCACTGCGCTGCTGCGCCACGTCGTCGAGCAGTGCGCGCACCAGGGGCGTCAGGGCCTGGTCCTGACCTGCCTGCCCGAGCTGGTGGGCTTCTACGCCCGCCTGGGATTCGTTGACGAGGGGATCAGCGGCTCCCAGCACGGCGGGGTCGCCTGGCACCAGATGCGCCTGCGACTGGGCAGGGCGGCGTAG
- the pgm gene encoding phosphoglucomutase (alpha-D-glucose-1,6-bisphosphate-dependent) — translation MHARAGQPAQPEDLIDVDAVTSAYYELIPDPSIVAQRVVFGTSGHRGSSLDTAFNEAHIVATTAAIVEYRRSQGTDGVLYIGRDTHALSEPAWRTAVEVLVGAGVPTAIDARGSYTPTPAVSHSILLANGAGTSSGVRTSGPGLADGIVVTPSHNPPRDGGFKYNPPTGGPAGSDATGWIASRANELLEGGWRNVPRVPLAEAVEGPLVIQHDYLETYVADLESVVDIEAIRSAGVRIGADPLGGAAVDYWGAIGERYGLDLTVVNPSVDPAWSFMTLDWDGKIRMDCSSPNAMASLRGAMTPDAEGKTPYDIATGNDADSDRHGIVTPDGGLMNPNHYLAVAIEYLFTHRPGWGQDCAVGKTLVSSSLIDRVVASIGRRLVEVPVGFKHFVPGLLDGSVGFGGEESAGASFLRKDGTVWTTDKDGIILALLASEIIAVTGKSPSQLHEEQVERFGASAYARIDAAATKEEKAKLAALSPSDVTATELAGEEITARLVDAPGNGEPIGGLKVTTENAWFAARPSGTEDVYKIYAESFKGEEHLALVQEEAKQVVSAALGV, via the coding sequence ACGAAGCCCATATCGTGGCCACCACCGCGGCCATCGTGGAGTACCGCCGCTCCCAGGGGACCGACGGCGTCCTGTACATCGGGCGCGACACCCACGCCCTGTCCGAGCCGGCCTGGCGCACCGCCGTCGAGGTGCTCGTGGGGGCCGGGGTGCCCACCGCCATCGACGCCCGCGGCTCCTACACGCCCACCCCCGCGGTCTCCCACTCCATCCTGCTGGCCAACGGTGCGGGGACGTCGTCGGGCGTGCGCACCTCGGGGCCGGGACTGGCCGACGGAATCGTCGTGACCCCCTCCCACAACCCGCCGCGCGACGGCGGATTCAAGTACAACCCGCCCACAGGGGGCCCCGCCGGATCGGATGCCACCGGCTGGATCGCCTCTCGCGCCAATGAGCTCCTGGAGGGCGGTTGGCGCAATGTTCCGCGCGTCCCCCTGGCCGAGGCCGTCGAAGGCCCCCTTGTCATCCAGCACGACTACCTGGAGACCTATGTCGCCGACCTGGAGAGCGTCGTCGACATCGAGGCGATCCGCTCAGCCGGGGTGCGCATCGGCGCCGACCCCCTGGGCGGGGCGGCCGTGGACTACTGGGGCGCCATCGGCGAGCGCTACGGCCTGGACCTGACGGTGGTCAACCCGAGCGTGGACCCGGCCTGGTCCTTCATGACCCTGGACTGGGACGGCAAGATCCGCATGGACTGCTCCTCCCCCAATGCCATGGCCTCCCTGCGGGGCGCCATGACGCCCGACGCCGAGGGCAAGACCCCCTACGACATCGCCACCGGCAACGACGCCGACTCCGACCGCCACGGCATCGTCACCCCCGACGGCGGGCTGATGAACCCCAACCACTACCTGGCCGTGGCCATCGAGTACCTCTTCACCCACCGCCCCGGCTGGGGGCAGGACTGCGCCGTGGGCAAGACCCTGGTGTCCTCCTCGCTCATCGACCGGGTGGTGGCGTCCATCGGGCGCCGCCTGGTGGAGGTGCCGGTGGGCTTCAAGCACTTCGTGCCCGGCCTGCTGGATGGCTCGGTGGGCTTCGGCGGTGAGGAGAGCGCGGGGGCCTCCTTCCTGCGCAAGGACGGCACCGTGTGGACCACGGACAAGGACGGCATCATCCTGGCCCTGCTGGCCAGCGAGATCATCGCCGTGACGGGCAAGAGCCCCTCTCAGCTGCACGAGGAGCAGGTCGAGCGCTTCGGCGCCAGCGCCTATGCCCGGATCGACGCCGCCGCCACCAAGGAGGAGAAGGCCAAGCTCGCGGCCCTGTCCCCCTCGGATGTCACGGCCACCGAGCTGGCGGGTGAGGAGATCACCGCGCGCCTGGTGGACGCCCCCGGCAATGGCGAGCCGATCGGCGGGTTGAAGGTGACCACCGAGAACGCCTGGTTCGCGGCCCGGCCCTCGGGCACGGAGGACGTCTACAAGATCTACGCCGAGTCCTTCAAGGGCGAGGAGCATCTGGCCCTGGTCCAGGAGGAGGCCAAGCAGGTGGTCTCCGCCGCACTGGGAGTGTGA